A segment of the Brevibacterium zhoupengii genome:
GATACCGCACTGCAGACCGCGGTGCACAAGAACCTCGCGGATAAGAACGGCGAGTTGGCCTCCGAAGTCGGTCGCTTCGGCGTCCAGGGTGACACCCTGGTGCTGGGAGTGTCGGAAAAGACGGACAAAGTCAAGGAGCTCGCGTCGAAATACGACAACGTCGAGGTCATCGTAGATCCGAAATTCGTTGAAGCTGAGCCACAGGACGCCAAAGACCTCGTTGGCGGCGCTGGCTATATGCTCAGTGTCCCCTCCGACGAGAATCTGGTCAGCGCTTGCTCGACCGGATTCGCTGGTTGGGATTCTTCCGGCAACCAGGTAGTGCTGACCGCTGGTCACTGCGCAGTAGATTCCACAACTGGTGCTGAGGACAAGATCCTCGACCTCGAGAAGCCATCCGCCGCCGAAGCAGCCGGGGGAGAGGGCTTCTTGCCGGCAGGTACGGGTTCCCCGGGTACATGGGGATTCCACCAGTACGGCTCTGACATCGTCGACAATGAAGTCGTTGACGAAGACAAAGCCATCGACTTCGCCGTCATTAAGGTTGCAGACGGTTTCACCACAAAGGCAGAGGTAACCGACTGGACTACTGCTAAGGATGACGACCTGTCGCTGAGCACGACGGAGATGGCGCAGGTTGGCACCGAAACGCCGGGTGCGACGATCCACAAATCGGGCCGTACGACTGGTGTCACCGAAGGCACGGTCCTGGACGACCCGGATGCGTTCGAGTATGCGAATATCGGGGGCCGCGCAGTTCACGGTTTCGAAGTCACCGACGGTGCAACGCGATTCTCTGACCATGGCGATTCGGGCGGCGCCGTCTATCAGGGTGACACCGCTGTCGGCGTCATCTCGGGTGGGCCAGAAGCCGGCGGTTGGTCGTGGGTTGCTGACCTCGACAACTCAATCGCAAAATCGGGCGAGACCTTCACTTTCGAAGACCCGAATGAGACGCCAGAAGCTCCTGAAGCTCCTGTTGCTGAGAGCCAGACCATTGAGTCCAATGGCTCTGTTGTCGGCAAAGCCGTTCCCAATGCCGACGTGAAGATCTCGTGGGCTGCAGCCGAGGGACAGGTCGCCAACCAGATGGCGCAGGCCGAGCCGCAGGGTGCACCGGAAGGTGAAGAGACGGTCACCGCCGATGCCGAGGGTAACTTCACCATTGAAGGCCCCGAAGCTGAAGGCAAGTACTCGTACTCTGCTACTGCAGTCGTCGACGGTCAGGAATCAGCGGCCACTGAGTTCGAAGTAACTGTTGAAGCAGCTGACGAAGCTGAAGCCGAAGCTACTGCAGAAGCCGACGCTGATGCTGGTGTAGAGGCTGACGCAGCTGCCGGAGGCGACGACGCTAACGCCGACTCCGCCGCCGATGGTGCCGAAGCTGACGCTGGTGCCGACGGAGCGGACGCTGGTGCAGACGGCGCCGAAGCCGATGCCGATGGCAACGACTCGGACGCCGGTGCAGGTGCCGATGCTAAGAACGCAGAGTCCAACGCTGACTCCGATGGATCGAAGGACGGCGAAGCTCCCGAAGAGCGCAAGCTCTCAATCGAGCCTAAGGAAGTTTCTGCTTCTGACTTCGTGAAGCAGGACAAGGGCGTGCAGATCCTGGCTGCAGGCTTCGAAGAGGGCGAAAAAGTCTCACTCGAGGTCGTTGCTGGTCCTGAAAACGTTGAGGGCATCACCCTTGATGAGACTGCCAATGCCGACGGTGTTGCCGCATTCTCGATCTACGGCACCAGCGCATCCGATCCGTCGGTCTACCTCGGCAAGTACAACGTTGAGGTCACCGGCGCCAATGACACCGAAGATGAGTCGGCCCTGACCGGATCATTCGAGGTCGTTGCTGACGAAGATGGCAACGGCGGCGGCGGAAACGACGACGGGGACAATGGTGACGGGGGAGACGGCGGATCTGATCTGCCTCGTACCGGTGCTGAACTGACCGGCCTCGCTGCCGGTGCGGGACTCCTCGTTGTCGGTGGAGCAGCGGTCGTTCTGACCATGCGTCGCAAGAAGAACAACTGAGAATGGCTCACACGATCAGCAAATGATCGCCTGACTGCTCAGCAGAGTGCCCCTGGTCTTCGGACCGGGGGCACTCTGCGTATTTATTCGGTCTTAGGGAAAGTCGTGCCAATGGACGTCAACCGAGACTCCCGATGCCCATTCTTCGCGCAGAATGGCATAGGCGACCGAGTCCTGAGTGCGATGGCCTTCTGCCGGCCACGCTCGGCGATAGTGAGCCTCTTTCGACCAGCCGGCACGAAGGAAGACAGATCGCATCGCGATATTGTCAGCACGAGTATGACCTTCGAATCGTTCGACGTCTTGGGTCTCGAACAGGTGGTCAGTGACAGCATTCAAGCACGCGACGCCGAGCCCTCGACCGCGAAACTCGGTGGCCAGACGCAGGTCGAGCATGGGTGTGTCATCGGTGAGATCCTCCAGCCGGACGCAGCCGATGACACCTAAATCGTCATCGTGAATCCAGAAGGAGTCGTTGTCATCGTTGCGGAAGGCGCCCGAGGCAATCATGTCAGCGACTTTGTCGACAGTCCAGGGCGCAGATTGAACATGAAACGGGAAGCCATTGCCGGTAAAGAATTCGATGAGTCCGGAACGATCGGCGCCATTGGGATCGAGACGTGACAGGGATATGCTCATGGTCACCAGGCTAACCGGCTGCGTCAGAACAGGGGAGTGATGACGTTGAGCCTCGAAGACGATCCATTCGACTACCGGATCACGAAATCAGGAATGCTCATCATCGCCAGGAACGGACGAACCGTGGTGGAGATCGGCGGCAAGAAAGCCGCCGCACTGATTCCCAAACTTGGAGTCAGCGAAGATTCTGACCAACAGCTGCTCGCCCGGGCAACCGGCAACTACCGCCGCGGCAATGAACGGCACGTCAACCGCCCGCACTGACCGGACGATTGTTCAGCACTTGGTAATGTGAGTCACATGGGCCCAACGAGTATGAACGAAACGCATGAGAGCGAATTCGCCTCCGCCATCGCCGTAGAACGCCAGACCGAGACGAGCTTCACTGCCGACATCGACGGGGACTGGAGTGTCGCCGGAGCGGTCAACGGGGGATACCTCCTCAGCGTTGCCGGACTGGCACTGCGGAACAACAGCGCGAAGGCACCCGACCCATTGGTGCTCTCGACCTACTACCTGGGCCCCAGCCAGGGCGGGAGAGCCGAGATCACCACGCGCCTGATCCGTGAGGGCCGGTCGAGTGCCACCTTCGCCATCGACCTATCCCAGAACACGGAACCGAAGATCACAGCCTTGGCGACGATGGGCAACCTCGCTGCCCTGCCCGACGATGTCGCGACCACAGCGATTCCACCTGAGCTGCCCGATCCGGATCAATGCATCAACGTCGCCGAGGCACCCGGAGACTTCATCGAGTCCGCGCCCTTGATGAAACGCTATGACATGAGACTTGACCCCGAGACTGCCGGCTTCGCAACCGGTCAACCCAGCGGCCGCGGGCTGTTGCAGGGTTGGATTCGCCTGGCGGACGGAACCGCACCAGACGCGCTGTCCCTGTTGGCATTCCTCGATGCCTTCCCGCCGGTGATGTTCGACCTCGGCCGTTTCAACTGGGCACCGACCATGGAACTGACCGCCCACCTGCGTGCTGAGCCGGCACCGGGCTGGATTCGAGCAAAGCTGTACACCCGCAACATCGCCGGCGGCATGTTCGAAGAAGACTGCGAACTCTGGGACTCCGCCGGCCGGTTGGTCGCACAGTCCCGACAGTTGGCCAGACAGCCACGAGACTGAGGAACACAGTATGTCGCAACGCCTGCCTCGTGTCAGATCCAACGTCTAGAGTGTGGTCCACGCAGACATCTTCACGAAAGGACCATCAGCCATGGCGTCTCTGTCCTCGCTGAGCATCACCTTCGACTGCAAAGACGTCGAAACCCAATCGCTGTTCTGGGCTGAACTTCTCCAGGTCGACCTCGACGAGGGCGCGAACGAATTCGTCGCCAGCATCGGCGGCGTCCACAACGGGGAATCCACGACGCCAGGCATGCTCTTCCTCAAGGTCGACGACCGCGATGAGGGCAAGAACCCCCTTCACATCGACCTCGACGATCCGCACTATCCTGCCGACGTCGAACGTGCCGTGGCACTAGGTGCAGAGAAGGTGGCGGGATTTGCCGAGTACGGAATCGAATGGACCACGTTGACCGACCCCGAAGGCAACGTCTTCGACATCGGTAGGAAAGTACCCACAGATGAGAATGAGGACCCCGAATGAGCCAGCCACCGGTCGAGCCCACAGAAGCCCCGAACGAACGACAGGGACTGGAAGAGTTCCTCGACTACTACCGAGAAGTGATGCGCAGAAAGGTCATCGGACTGGACTCAGCTGCACTCAACAAGACCGTGGGCGCCTCGAGCCTGACACTGGGCGGGATCATCAAACACCTGAGCCTAGTCGAGGAACAGTGGTTCGTCGAAGACATTCTGGGCCAGGAACTCTCTGAGCCATGGGCGAGCGTTGACTGGCAAGCAGATCGTGACTGGGACTTCGAGAGCGCATCCGCTGATGCGCCGGATTACCTTCTGACACTCCATGCCGAGGCCTGTGAGCAGTCGAGGCAGATCCTCGCGGGAATCGATGATCTCAACACCCTGGTGGCGCGGGAGCCGTCCTCCGGCGATCGATTCAACGTGCGCTGGGTCCTGATCCACATGTTCGAGGAATACGCTCGACACGTCGGCCATGCCGACCTGATCCGCGAGAGCATCGACGGATCCACCGGCGACTAGGAGGTCGAAGCGGTGACTTCGGCCCTATTTTTCGTATGAGAGAGTCGGAGTCTCGTAGGGTGAAGACACTATGACTAACCCCAGCACCGAGGTGGCCGCACACGTGGAATCCACCCGCTCCAAAGCTCTGATTCCCCTCGATCTGCTCCGCGGTTTCCTGATCGGGTCAGCCGAGCTCGTACCTGGAGTCTCAGGTGGGACGATCGCCCTCGTCACCGGGGTCTACGACCAGCTCATCGATTCCGCAGCTCACGTGGTCAAGGCCGCCAAAACTGTTGTCACCGGACCAGACCGATGGCATGGCGCGATTGCCGAACTGCGTCGAACCGATTGGTTCCTCGTCATCCCCGTTCTGCTGGGTATGGTCACAGCGGTCTTCAGCATCGCCGGGTTGATGGAGGGCTTCGTTACTGCCAACCCGGAACTGTCCCGCGGTCTGTTCTTCGGGCTCGTCGCGGCCAGTATTGCAGTACCGTTGCGCATGCTCCCGACCCGAACAGGTCAGCCGCTGCTGCTGGGAATACTCGTCTTCCTCGCTGCTGCTGCTCTTGCCTTCTGGATGACTGGGCTTGCCGGTGGCTCGGACGTTGAGAACCCACCGCTCATCGCAGTCTTCTTCGTCGCCTCCATCGCCATCTGCGCCCTGGTCGTTCCTGGAGTCTCCGGATCGTTCTTCCTCCTCGCCGTCGGCCTCTACGCCACAACTCTGCGAGCGGTGAACGACCGCGACCTCGTCTACATCGCTGTATTCGGACTCGGCGCAATTGTCGGTCTGGCACTCTTCGTCAATATTCTGCGCTATTTCCTGCACAACCACCGGTGGTGGACGTTGGTGGCGATGGCAGGGCTGATGCTCGGCTCCCTGCGTGCGCTGTGGCCCTGGCAGTCCACCACCGATACCGGTGGCCTTCTCGCGCCGGCCGATCCGGTGTGGATGCCGATAGCCCTCGCCGCCATCGGTGCGGCAGTGGTGGTTGTCCTCATCATCATCGAGTCCACCGTTGGGGCAAAGACCGGGAAGGGCAACCTCGGCGGGAAATAGCGTCAACACAGTTTGTGCAGATTTCGCTCAGGATTTGCTCAGAATCGCGGTGTTTCGGAATAGAGTGGGAGATCTGAATCACAACGACATCTGGAGACTCATGCGCTTGCGAACCCTGGCCTCGTCCACATTGGCACTGACACTCATCGTTGCGGGACCGGCAGCCGCCTCGGCGTCGGGACTGGGCAGCGGTCCTCCGGACGAGGAACAGGCAGCAGGCACGGGGGAGCTCACACTTTTGGCGACGACCGATGTCCACGGTCACGTCCTCAACTGGGACTACTTCGCCAACGCACCCTACCCAGCCGGGGAGGAGCTGGGCATGTCGCGTGCCTCCACCCTGATCAAGGGCGTGAAGGAGGCCAAGGGTGAGGACTCGGTACTTCTCGTCGACAACGGTGACACGATTCAAGGCACTCCACTGACCTACTACTACGCGCAACAGGAACGCATCACCGAAACCGGTGAGACACATCCGATGGCTAAGACCTTCAACAACGTCGGCTACGACGCGCAGGTCGTGGGCAACCATGAGTTCAACTACGGCCTCGACCTGCTCGCCAAATACAAGGAGCAGGTCGACTTCCCAGTCCTGGGCGCAAACGTCATCAATGACGACGATGGGCAGTCCCACCTTGACCCCTACACCATGGTGAAGAAGCGGGTCTCCGGTCAGGAGATCACCATCGGTGTGCTGGGAGTCACGACCCCCGGCAGTCGGATCTGGGACAAGAACAATCTCTCCGGCAAAGTTCATTTCGACGACCCGGTCGAGACCGCGAAGAAGTACGTCCCACAGATGAAAGAGGCCGGTGCAGACATCGTCGTCGTCCTCTCCCACTCGGGTAAGGATCCGGAAGGCCAGGCCTGGGATCCTACGGAACTGCAGGAGAACGTCAGCACCTCAGTCGCGAAGGTGCCGGGAGTCGACGTTCTCGTCGCCGGGCACACGCATCAGAATGAACCCACCCAGGTGGTCTCACGCGAAGACGGCACGAAGGCCCTCATCACTCAGCCCAACTACTGGGCACGGTCGGTCTCCGAGGTGGACCTGCCCATCGATCTCGAGGACATGGGCATCGACTGGGGCAGTGCCGAGCCCGAAGCCACACCGCTGGCAACACAGGGCGACGTCGCCGAGGACCCCGAGATCAAGGACCTCATCGACTCCCAGCACAAGAAGACGATCGACTACGTCAACACGAAGATCGGCTCCGTGACCGAGACCATGAGCGCCTCGACCTCGTACTACGAGGACACCGCAATCCTGGACTTCATCTCCAAAGTGCAATCTCAGACGGTGGAGTCGGCACTGGCCGGCACCGAATACGAGGACGTGCCGGTCATCTCCCAGGCATCACCATTCAGCCGAACTGCCGAATTCCCTGCAGGTGACATCACCATCCGCGACGTCGCCGGACTCTACGTCTTCGACAACACTCTCGGCGGGGTAGAGATCAACGGTTCACAGCTGCGTGACTACCTGGAGTTCTCCGCCCGCTACTTCAAACAGACAGAAGAAGGGGCCGACTTCGACCCAGACACCGGAACCAACGCCATCGACGAGAGTCTCGATCGGCCGATTCCTGACTACAACTACGACGCACTGTCGGGCATCGACTATGACATCAACGTGTCCAAACCAGTCGGTGAACGCATCGAGAATCTCACCGATAAGGGTGGCAAGACCATCGGTGATGACGACACGTTCATCCTCGCGATCAACAACTACCGTCAGTCCGGAGGCGGCGACTACCCAGTAGGGGACCTGAAAGAGGTCTACAACGAACAGGTCGAGGTTCGTCAGGCGCTCATCGACTGGGTGAAGGAAAACGAGGTGGTTGACCCCACCGACTTCTACGACGAGAACTGGCAGGTCGTCACGTCCACACAGGACCCAGGCGATGATGACGAGGCATCCGCCGATGACACCGCCGAAGCGAACGCCACGGCCGAAACCGACGCAGACGCGACTGCAGAGGGTGGAAGCGCTGACGCTGCCGATGGCACCGACAGTGCTGACGGTGACGACAGCGGCGCGAATGCCGACGTCGAAGCAGGTGCCAACGACAGTGCTGATTCCACAGCCGACGAGAATGCCACATCCGATACCGACGGCGGGACCACCTCGGCGAACGGATCCGATTCCGCTGGCGGATCTGACTCTGCCGACGGCAGTGGGGATGCCAATGCCGGTGGAGATCTGCCACGCACCGGTGTGGAACTTGGAAGCACGATCGGGATCGCGGCGGCCATCATCGCAGTGGGTGCTGGACTCATCTGGTTCGCACGCCGCCGTCGCATCTGAACAGCCGATTCTCATGTCGGTCACTTCACGTAGGGTGGGGGCTGACAGCAATGATCACGAATGAAAGTGAGAACCAAGCATGGCTACTACAGCATTCCAGGGCACACCGGTGAAGACTGTCGGCGATCTCCCAGAGAAGGGTGCACAGGCACCAGCGTTCAGCCTCGTGGGCAACGATCTTGGCGAGGTGAGCTCTGCGGACACTGCAGGCAAGCGTGTTGTCCTCAACATCTTCCCCAGCGTGGACACGGGAGTCTGTGCCGCCTCGGTGCGCAAGTTCAACGAACTTGCCGCGAGCCTGGAGAACACCACCGTCCTGTGCGTATCCAACGATCTGCCCTTTGCCCAGGCCCGCTTCTGCGGCACCGAAGGCATTGAGAACGTCGTCGCCGCCTCAGGCTTCCGCAGCGCCTTCGGCAAGGAATTCGGCGTGACCATGGTTGATGGACCGCTGGCCGGACTGCTGGCCCGCTCTGTCGTCGTCCTCGACGAAAAGGGTACCGTCATTCACAAGCAGCTCGTCGACGAAATCGGCACCGAACCGGATTACGACTCGGCGGTCGCGGTACTCGGCGCCTAAGAACGTCGAACCCGACCGCCGAGTCGGTGTGTCGGGAGCTACATGTCAAACACCTGCACGGGCAGCGCGTACTTCACGCCTGCCCGTGTTCCGGCTTCCGAGGTGATTCCGGGTATCATCTCCGACGGAACCGGGTGGTCGGGGAGCGCCTCCAGATAGACGGTATGAGCCTCAAGTGAGTGAACTGCCCGGTCGACGTGCTTATCGTCGAGGACCACAGCATGGGTGGACTCAGCGCCATTGACCAGCAGTTTGTCGGCCTTCCACGCGTCGAGGCCAGCTTCCTTGAGATCGGTGAATACCCAGGGGTTGTCGGCATCCCTGATCGCGTCGACGGTGGCAATGCCAGCGGCCCGATGGTCGACATGGTTGAGACCCCACGGCATGTTCAGTTCCCAGTTGGTGACCATGACAGCATCGGGTTTGAACTGGCGAATCTTCTTCGCGATCGCATGCCTGAGCTCGAGGTTCGGTTCGAGGAGGCCATCAGGGAAGTCGAGGATCTCAAGGTCTTCAACCCCAACGATCGAGCACGCCTGACGCTGCTCATCTGCGCGCAGCGGGGCGACCTCCTCAGGGTTCATGTCCCTGATTCCTGCTTCGCCACGGGTCAGCAGCAGGTAGGACACGGCCTTGCCTTGGTCTGTCCATTTCGCGACGGCCGCGGAGGCACCGTATTCCATGTCATCGGGGTGGGCGACGATGCACAGGAGCCGGGTCACATCATCGTCGTTGAAGATCGGGAGTTCAGTCATGCTCCCAGGCTAAGGCTCAGGCGGCGCTTGTGCCAGGGCAGTCGGCGGGACGTGTGGGTACTATGTGTATGGCATTGTCGACGCAATGTTGCTCCCTGAAATGAAAGCGGGCCCATGTATCGGAGTCTCCTCCTGGCATGCGTGGTAGTGCTGGGGCTGTTCCTCTCCGGATGCTCTGTACTGCGCATCAGCACCGCCGAGGGCGATTCGAAACCGGTCGCTGTTGGCATCGATGACGGCTCCGAAGCAGAGACGTCACAGGAATCCGAGACTCCTGCGATCCCGTCTGGCATGTCCCAGGTGACGCCTGATCTGGGCCCGGAGTGCCCGATCAAGGTGCAGTTGGCGATGGATAGGCGGTGGAACGATGATCTTGCCTACGACAGTTATCAGCTCTACAGCCGCGACAACGGTGCCATCATCACCGTCAACTGCTATGAGGCCGGCGACGACACGGCACAGTCCGTCGTCGCCTCGACGCAGAAACAGACCTTCGGTGAGTCCGGTTCGAGCATTTTGGAAGAGAAGACAGGGACGGTATCCGGCGGTGAATACTGGACCGTCCACGGGCTGCTCGCAGGGGAGGAGGTCCGAGCCATCGACAAAACCGACTCTGTACTCTTCGGGGCTGTTGCCGGGATCGCTGACAACGGTCGACTCTATAAGGTCAGCGTCGAAATGGTCACGATTGCCAGTGACGAAACCACTGCCGACCTCTTTGCGCAGATGTTGCCGACTGTGAGCTTCGCCGATCAGCTTCTCGAGACGCCGGCTTTCTCCTGAGCAGGTGCGCGCTGTGCTCGAGCGCGCCGTTTCAGCAGCTCTCGGGCAGCGATCCGACCGGCGCGGGTAGCACCGACGGTTGAGCTGGCAGAACCATAGCCGACGAGGAAGATCCGTTGGTCGTCTTTGACCGCGACCTCTGTCTCCATGGAGATTCCACCGTCGGGTGTGCGCAGACGCAGCGGTGCCAGATGGTTGAGTGCGGCGCGAAAACCAGTGTTCCAGAAAATGACGTCGACCTCTTCGACACGTTCCTGTTCGAAGGGCTGCCAGGATTCGGGCAGAGCCAGGTGGTCGCTTGCTGAGGGGCCAAGTCCCTCCGAAGTGGACTGTTCTTCGGCAGCCTGGCCCGGAAAATGGACGCCGTGAGGAAGAATCGCGTCGATCATTCCACGTGAGACGAGCACACCGGATTCGACTCCGTCGAGAAAGTCCTGGCGAACAGGAAGTCCCGTGGTGCGGACGACGCTGGCTGGGGCAAGGCCAGCCAATGTGCGAGACCGTACGGCTCGTTCAACCTCGAGGCCCCAATTGCCGTCAAACTCCCGTGATGTGAAGTTCGGGGGCCTACGGGTGGCCCACAATGTCTCGGTGACCTTCGCCAGTTCGAGCAGGAACTGTGTGGCAGAGATGCCACCACCGATCACCAACGTTCTCAGTCCTCGGAAGTCTTCCACGTCTCGAAAGTTCGCGGTGTGGAGTTGGCGGCCCTCGAACTCAGCGATGCCTGGGACGAAAGGTACATACGGGTGAGTCCAAGTTCCGGTCGAATTGATCAGGTACCGGGTGGAGAGATGAACACGTTCACCGTCGATGTCTGCCGTGATCTCCAGAGGTCCCGAATCAGGGGTGGGGGATTTAACCGTGACCACCTCGGCAGGGCGGACGACGCAGAGTTCGAGTTCGCGTTCGAAGCGGGAATAGTAGTCCGAGACCACCGTTGAGGCGGGGACTGAGGGATCTGGCGAGCCGAGTGGAAACCCTGGCAGATCCGCCACATGGTTCGTTGAACCAAGCGTGAGGGAATCCCATCTCTCGCGCCACGCACCGCCAGGCCCAGCACCGGCGTCGAGGACGATGAAGTCCTTGCCCGGTACCAGCCCGTCACGCCACAGGTAATGGGCCGCTGAGAGACCGGCCTGACCTGCGCCGATAATGACAATCGGCCAATGGGACTCGACGAGCAACTCCGAAATGCGGCACACCATGAGGCCATTGTTTCAGGTTCCTGCCGTCTTTGCCTTGGAGGATGGCGGAGCTGTGTCCGATCCTCGTGAATGGCGGTGAAGCCGTCCGCCTCCGGTGTGGATTGAAGGCCCGAGCTGAGGGTGAAGATCAGTTGCAGTCTGGACCTTGTGGGTTCATGTAGCAGTCCTCATCGACGAGATAGCGGTGGTAGCGGTAGACATCAATGGAAATCTCGTTGCTTGCTACGTGTGCGAAACCGTCGATGGGCAGCCAAGGCCCACCGTCTACGGAGAATTCGCCGCTGAACGTCGCGGTCATGCCGACAGTCTTCGCTCCTGTCTTCTGATAGTCGTGGCCGATCTGCGGTTCGTCGCCGGGTCGTGGTTTCGATCCGGTCTTCGTCGTCGTCCCGCCGGTGTCGTCGCCGAAGTCCCAGTAGAACTTCTCAGGAGTGACCTTGACCGTGACTGCGTAAGTCAGCAATGTCATATCGATATAGCTGGTGTCCGCATCCGTCCAGAACGCAGCCGGTTTGCCGATGACGGCCCAATCTTTGGGCCAGGCATGAATCGTCGGAGCTGGTATGTCGAAGGTCTGGAACTGAGACTCAGGAATGCGGGTGGGTGGTTCTGGCCTGACGGGTGCACTCCCACCGCCCCCTCCGGGACCGGGACCTGGGCCCGGGAGGTCCGCACAGATATGTCCGACTTCTTCGAGAATACAGTCGGGCATTTCGGCCCCGCCGCCTCCGCCGGAACCGCCGCCGGAACCGCCGCCGGAGCCTCCGCCTCCTCCGCCTCCTCCGGGTCCTGGGGGAGGCGGCGGGGCAGGCGGCTCGATGACACTACAATCTCGTCCGGCCATTGACCCGCAGCCAGGACCTGAAGCGATAGCTGGAAGCTGCACGACCATCGACATGACCACTACGGTGCATAAGATGAAGAAGTGCGCAGTGATTAGTCGTCTTCGCACTCTTTGCTCCGCAGGTATTGATTAGAGACCTTCCAGCTACCGTCTTCATTCGTGACTACGTGTTGCATCGTGATCCCCTTGGGTTTTCCTGAAGGTAGAGAATCACCTTGATCAACAACTTTCCACTCCGAGTCCCGGGTGCAGAAGAGAATACTTACAGAATTGTCGTTAGATGCGTTGTTCTGCAAATCTACAGATTCAATTGTTACGTCATAGGCCTTGTATTTGCCTGCCATGTATTGCTTTTCCGAACGCATCGAATCAGCTTCGGATTTGAGCGATTTCAGAGACTCTTCGCGAGCGAACCTGCCGGGGTTAGAAACGTCTGTACCACCAGACGAGAACACACGATTGATGGTGGCGATGTAACCATCAAACGCGACTAATGCCCCCTCTACGGCTTCCGTCTCCTCTGAACTCAGATTCAGGTCGGTTTCGTAGGCGGGGATTGTGGGTTGCGGGTCAGCGGCCGGTGACGCCGTTGAGGAGTCTTTGGCAGGCAGCGTTGAGGTCGGCGCGGCTACGGGGGAATGGTCTTCGCATCCTGACAGCAATAGGGGCACTGAGAGTGCAGCGGTCAAAGTCAGAGCTGTTGCAGCTCGAACGCGGACGCGTCTGCCAAGTCCGGTCTTCATTCCACGCCTCTGTGGTCGATAACTCCGGCGCCGATGTATCAATCGCGCCCGGAATCTCTACATTATGCGAGAACTGTGACTTTGAGAACAGGCGAAGTTGAATCTGTGGATAACCTGCCCGTCAGTGGAAGGGTCTACTTCTTGGCTGCTTTCGCGGCTGCCTTCTGCTGTTTCTTGAATGCCCGGACTTCCAACAAGGTGTCCTCATCGACCACGTCGGCGATGGAGCGACGGCTGTCTTCCGTCCCGTAGTCGCCAGCAGCCTCGCGCCATCCATCGGCGTTGAAATCGAACTGTTTGCCGAGGAGGGCGAGGAAGATCTTCGCCTTCTGCTCTCCGAATCCCGGCAGTTTCTTCAGGCGTTTGAGGACTTCCGGTCCT
Coding sequences within it:
- a CDS encoding bifunctional metallophosphatase/5'-nucleotidase, whose protein sequence is MRLRTLASSTLALTLIVAGPAAASASGLGSGPPDEEQAAGTGELTLLATTDVHGHVLNWDYFANAPYPAGEELGMSRASTLIKGVKEAKGEDSVLLVDNGDTIQGTPLTYYYAQQERITETGETHPMAKTFNNVGYDAQVVGNHEFNYGLDLLAKYKEQVDFPVLGANVINDDDGQSHLDPYTMVKKRVSGQEITIGVLGVTTPGSRIWDKNNLSGKVHFDDPVETAKKYVPQMKEAGADIVVVLSHSGKDPEGQAWDPTELQENVSTSVAKVPGVDVLVAGHTHQNEPTQVVSREDGTKALITQPNYWARSVSEVDLPIDLEDMGIDWGSAEPEATPLATQGDVAEDPEIKDLIDSQHKKTIDYVNTKIGSVTETMSASTSYYEDTAILDFISKVQSQTVESALAGTEYEDVPVISQASPFSRTAEFPAGDITIRDVAGLYVFDNTLGGVEINGSQLRDYLEFSARYFKQTEEGADFDPDTGTNAIDESLDRPIPDYNYDALSGIDYDINVSKPVGERIENLTDKGGKTIGDDDTFILAINNYRQSGGGDYPVGDLKEVYNEQVEVRQALIDWVKENEVVDPTDFYDENWQVVTSTQDPGDDDEASADDTAEANATAETDADATAEGGSADAADGTDSADGDDSGANADVEAGANDSADSTADENATSDTDGGTTSANGSDSAGGSDSADGSGDANAGGDLPRTGVELGSTIGIAAAIIAVGAGLIWFARRRRI
- the tpx gene encoding thiol peroxidase; amino-acid sequence: MATTAFQGTPVKTVGDLPEKGAQAPAFSLVGNDLGEVSSADTAGKRVVLNIFPSVDTGVCAASVRKFNELAASLENTTVLCVSNDLPFAQARFCGTEGIENVVAASGFRSAFGKEFGVTMVDGPLAGLLARSVVVLDEKGTVIHKQLVDEIGTEPDYDSAVAVLGA
- a CDS encoding PIG-L deacetylase family protein; protein product: MTELPIFNDDDVTRLLCIVAHPDDMEYGASAAVAKWTDQGKAVSYLLLTRGEAGIRDMNPEEVAPLRADEQRQACSIVGVEDLEILDFPDGLLEPNLELRHAIAKKIRQFKPDAVMVTNWELNMPWGLNHVDHRAAGIATVDAIRDADNPWVFTDLKEAGLDAWKADKLLVNGAESTHAVVLDDKHVDRAVHSLEAHTVYLEALPDHPVPSEMIPGITSEAGTRAGVKYALPVQVFDM
- a CDS encoding NAD(P)-binding domain-containing protein — protein: MVCRISELLVESHWPIVIIGAGQAGLSAAHYLWRDGLVPGKDFIVLDAGAGPGGAWRERWDSLTLGSTNHVADLPGFPLGSPDPSVPASTVVSDYYSRFERELELCVVRPAEVVTVKSPTPDSGPLEITADIDGERVHLSTRYLINSTGTWTHPYVPFVPGIAEFEGRQLHTANFRDVEDFRGLRTLVIGGGISATQFLLELAKVTETLWATRRPPNFTSREFDGNWGLEVERAVRSRTLAGLAPASVVRTTGLPVRQDFLDGVESGVLVSRGMIDAILPHGVHFPGQAAEEQSTSEGLGPSASDHLALPESWQPFEQERVEEVDVIFWNTGFRAALNHLAPLRLRTPDGGISMETEVAVKDDQRIFLVGYGSASSTVGATRAGRIAARELLKRRARAQRAPAQEKAGVSRS